The following proteins come from a genomic window of Brevibacillus antibioticus:
- a CDS encoding sensor histidine kinase, translating into MLIHRRYSLKWRLTLFFSSGMLVLLFFLSLFIFFSTSNLVHQHEQKLLNQKATAIAADLKTEITEEASLTITYLTRLLTNYADVNQFINISDQTGKEIASIQGANWKKEPEDYYTRTLVAKESVQLPFTSELLFVQISTTTEALEWYFSILLTILFLSSFFTLLLSAIGGYWLSNWGLKPLDHLIQQIHSIFPQRLSQRIHHHHVETEIYELIHAFNLLLDRMEEAMVYQQRFVTDASHELRTPLSIIEGYVSLLQRWGQHKPEVRDEALAAVEQECKRLFKLIDDLLSLAKLQHTSQLGSSKVVQPLTPLLLEVKQAWVPIFPPQIKLLFEWEEALVLLMDRERIRQLLDILLDNARKYTDEGQVKVRAYGDEEAVHIVVEDTGIGIQAKEIPHLFKRFYRVDKSRTRKRGGSGIGLAIAQAIVADHEGSISIAPSKDRGLIVHVLLKKAEMD; encoded by the coding sequence GTGCTTATACATCGTAGATACTCACTCAAATGGAGACTGACGCTTTTTTTTAGCTCTGGTATGCTGGTTTTGCTTTTCTTCTTGTCCCTTTTTATTTTTTTCAGCACCTCCAATCTCGTCCATCAACATGAGCAAAAATTACTCAATCAGAAAGCAACGGCCATCGCAGCCGACCTGAAAACGGAAATCACCGAAGAAGCATCGCTGACGATTACCTATTTAACTCGTTTGTTAACCAATTACGCTGACGTCAATCAATTCATCAACATCAGCGACCAAACCGGCAAGGAAATCGCCTCGATACAGGGAGCCAATTGGAAAAAAGAGCCGGAAGACTATTATACAAGGACCTTGGTCGCAAAAGAATCTGTACAGCTACCGTTCACATCGGAGCTTTTGTTTGTACAAATTTCTACTACGACAGAAGCGCTTGAATGGTATTTTTCCATCTTGCTCACGATTCTTTTTCTCTCTTCCTTTTTTACCTTGCTACTCTCGGCGATTGGAGGCTATTGGTTGAGTAACTGGGGACTGAAGCCTCTCGATCATCTTATCCAGCAAATCCATTCTATTTTCCCTCAACGTCTCTCCCAACGAATTCACCATCATCACGTAGAGACTGAAATCTACGAGCTAATCCATGCTTTTAATCTGTTGTTAGATCGTATGGAAGAAGCAATGGTCTATCAGCAGCGATTCGTCACAGATGCCTCCCACGAATTGCGTACACCGCTCTCGATTATCGAAGGATATGTAAGTCTTCTGCAAAGATGGGGGCAGCACAAACCTGAAGTAAGAGACGAAGCACTCGCTGCTGTTGAGCAGGAGTGTAAACGACTGTTCAAACTCATTGATGACCTGCTGTCTTTAGCCAAATTGCAACATACCTCTCAACTAGGGTCATCAAAAGTCGTGCAGCCATTAACCCCTCTGCTTCTTGAAGTAAAGCAAGCGTGGGTACCCATTTTCCCTCCACAAATTAAGCTGCTTTTTGAATGGGAAGAAGCGCTTGTCCTATTGATGGATCGGGAGCGGATTCGACAGTTATTGGACATCCTTTTGGACAATGCACGGAAATATACAGATGAAGGACAAGTGAAGGTACGAGCATATGGGGATGAAGAGGCCGTGCACATTGTAGTAGAGGATACAGGGATCGGTATTCAAGCAAAAGAGATTCCCCACCTTTTCAAGCGATTTTATCGTGTGGACAAATCCCGTACGCGAAAAAGGGGAGGAAGCGGGATCGGTCTGGCCATCGCCCAAGCGATTGTCGCGGATCACGAGGGAAGCATTTCTATTGCTCCTTCCAAGGATAGAGGCTTGATTGTTCATGTTTTGTTGAAAAAAGCGGAAATGGATTGA
- a CDS encoding PAS domain S-box protein: MDKEAQRINLRREQINMNELLQSLVETTTDAISIRDMQGNILFVNSAFEKIYGWTYQDLLNDPYCLVPEDLINETKEIFHEIKYEGSNITGYETVRQRKNGQIVQVGLTASPIRDTEGTIVGTSVIARDITDRKMAEEALVKSEAKYRILVENTSDVICQYDVHMNNLFVSPSIEHHLGYTPDEFLQTNSFDLIHPDDVHIVKDMRSLISTHSHNVQMEIRLRHKNGSWVNWESRCVPIMSENNVVESLLFVSRNITERKHSEEALRKSEEQYRFIAEHTADFISVMDKHGHVSYSSPSHVKKLGTSQIIFENIHPEDAALVWERFLTMIQFDIPVTCEYRYKLENEKWIYLESRGMPFFSSDGGNQYFINITRDITERKQNEELLRRTEKLSVIGELAASIAHEIRNPLTALKGFIQYLRPTLSGGATYTDIMLSELDRINFIVSELLVLAKPQTLNVKRILLHPLIESVVKFLESEANLNNITINTIFSHIPIAINGEENQVKQVFINLLKNSLDAITANGIISIETTCVQNNQVLIRFTDNGCGISKELLPRLGEPFYTTKEKGTGLGLLVSHKIMKDHQGTITISSEINKGTTVEIMFPISK, encoded by the coding sequence ATGGATAAAGAAGCTCAGCGAATCAACCTTAGACGAGAACAGATCAACATGAACGAGCTGCTTCAGTCACTGGTTGAAACGACTACAGATGCGATTTCAATTAGGGACATGCAGGGTAATATACTTTTTGTGAATAGTGCTTTTGAAAAAATCTATGGTTGGACATATCAAGACCTGCTGAATGATCCGTACTGTCTCGTACCTGAAGACCTCATTAACGAAACAAAGGAAATTTTCCACGAGATTAAATATGAAGGAAGTAATATTACGGGCTATGAGACTGTGCGTCAACGAAAAAATGGCCAGATCGTGCAGGTTGGTCTAACCGCTTCCCCTATAAGAGATACGGAAGGAACAATCGTAGGCACTTCAGTCATCGCCAGGGACATAACAGACCGCAAAATGGCGGAAGAAGCACTCGTGAAAAGCGAGGCAAAGTACCGCATCCTCGTAGAAAATACGAGCGATGTGATTTGTCAATATGATGTACACATGAATAATCTTTTTGTATCTCCTTCTATCGAACACCACTTGGGATACACACCGGATGAATTCCTCCAAACGAATAGTTTTGATCTCATTCACCCTGATGATGTCCATATCGTGAAAGATATGCGTTCCTTAATCTCGACGCATTCCCATAATGTTCAAATGGAGATCAGATTACGACATAAAAATGGGTCATGGGTGAATTGGGAGTCGCGTTGTGTACCAATCATGTCTGAGAACAATGTGGTTGAAAGCCTTCTATTCGTTTCACGCAATATCACCGAGAGAAAACACTCCGAAGAGGCTTTGCGCAAGAGCGAGGAACAGTATCGATTCATTGCTGAACACACGGCAGACTTCATTTCCGTGATGGATAAGCACGGTCATGTCTCGTATAGTTCACCTTCACATGTGAAGAAATTAGGGACGAGCCAAATTATTTTTGAAAACATACATCCAGAAGATGCAGCACTCGTCTGGGAGCGATTTCTCACGATGATTCAGTTCGATATCCCTGTTACATGTGAGTATCGATACAAACTGGAAAACGAGAAATGGATCTACCTCGAATCAAGAGGGATGCCGTTCTTTAGCTCAGATGGCGGAAATCAATACTTCATCAACATTACACGTGACATAACGGAGAGGAAGCAGAACGAAGAACTTCTCCGCAGAACAGAGAAGTTGTCCGTAATCGGTGAATTGGCTGCAAGTATCGCGCATGAAATAAGAAATCCGCTTACGGCATTGAAAGGCTTTATCCAATATTTGCGGCCAACACTATCGGGGGGCGCCACTTATACAGACATTATGTTGTCCGAGCTAGATCGAATCAACTTTATCGTGAGTGAGCTACTAGTATTGGCCAAACCGCAAACGCTGAATGTGAAGCGGATTCTTTTACATCCTCTAATTGAAAGTGTGGTAAAGTTCCTTGAATCAGAAGCAAATCTAAATAACATTACGATCAACACAATATTCAGCCATATTCCGATAGCGATTAATGGAGAAGAAAATCAGGTAAAACAGGTCTTTATCAATCTATTAAAGAATTCCCTGGATGCTATCACAGCGAATGGCATTATCAGCATAGAAACGACATGTGTACAGAATAACCAAGTGCTGATTCGCTTTACCGACAATGGATGTGGCATTTCCAAAGAGTTGCTGCCTAGGCTCGGCGAACCTTTTTATACCACGAAAGAGAAAGGAACGGGCTTAGGTTTACTTGTCAGCCATAAAATAATGAAAGATCATCAAGGAACCATTACCATCTCAAGCGAGATTAACAAGGGTACCACCGTAGAAATCATGTTTCCCATTTCGAAATAG
- a CDS encoding FAD/NAD(P)-binding oxidoreductase, whose protein sequence is MAKQVHYTVVIVGAGSAGISVAARIVRASKRLKGQVAIIDPASKHYYQPLWTLVGGGAAKKEESERDLSSLIPAGVDWICDEVTMFQPEQHTLCTKQGTILSYDYLVVAAGLQLDWEGVKGLKDAVGKNGVCSNYAYQTVESTWEAIQSFKGGTAIFTHPNSPVKCGGAPQKIMYLADDYFRKSHVRNQSEIIFASAKGSIFDVPTYANTLNNVIRRKNIETRYKHNLMEVRADSKEAVFENLDTKEQEVWKYDMLHVTPPMKAPDFIANSALADTGGWVDVDPFTLVHKSFPTIFGIGDCANLPTSKTGAAIRKQAPVVEKNLLALINGNPLTAKYDGYTSCPLVTGYNKLVLAEFDYNLTPCETFPFDQSEERFSMYLMKRELLPILYWNGMLKGLM, encoded by the coding sequence ATGGCAAAACAGGTTCATTATACGGTTGTTATTGTGGGAGCAGGCTCAGCCGGTATTTCTGTTGCTGCCCGTATCGTCCGGGCTTCCAAAAGGCTCAAGGGACAAGTAGCCATCATCGATCCTGCATCCAAGCATTATTACCAGCCTTTGTGGACATTAGTTGGAGGTGGTGCCGCGAAAAAGGAGGAATCCGAGCGTGACCTTTCCTCGCTGATTCCCGCAGGCGTTGACTGGATTTGCGATGAGGTCACCATGTTTCAACCGGAACAACACACGCTGTGTACGAAACAGGGAACCATCCTCTCCTATGACTACCTCGTAGTTGCTGCCGGTCTGCAACTAGATTGGGAGGGGGTAAAGGGCCTGAAAGACGCCGTCGGTAAGAACGGTGTTTGCAGCAACTACGCTTACCAAACGGTAGAAAGTACGTGGGAAGCGATCCAGAGTTTTAAAGGCGGAACTGCCATTTTTACCCACCCGAACTCACCTGTAAAATGCGGCGGAGCCCCTCAGAAAATCATGTATCTGGCCGATGATTATTTTCGCAAGTCACATGTTCGCAACCAGTCAGAAATTATTTTTGCATCAGCGAAGGGAAGTATTTTTGATGTTCCCACGTATGCAAATACCCTCAATAACGTCATTCGTCGCAAGAACATCGAAACCAGATACAAGCATAACCTGATGGAAGTGCGGGCGGATAGCAAGGAAGCCGTATTCGAGAATCTGGACACCAAAGAGCAGGAAGTATGGAAGTATGACATGCTTCATGTGACCCCGCCCATGAAAGCTCCCGATTTCATTGCAAACAGCGCATTGGCAGATACAGGAGGCTGGGTGGATGTCGATCCATTTACGCTTGTGCACAAAAGTTTTCCCACTATTTTCGGTATTGGAGATTGCGCGAATCTTCCTACGTCGAAAACCGGAGCTGCTATTCGCAAACAGGCGCCAGTGGTCGAGAAAAACCTTCTCGCACTGATCAACGGGAATCCATTGACTGCCAAGTACGACGGTTATACATCTTGTCCACTCGTAACGGGGTACAACAAACTGGTACTAGCCGAATTTGATTACAACCTGACGCCGTGCGAAACCTTTCCCTTTGACCAATCCGAAGAGAGATTCAGTATGTACTTGATGAAAAGAGAGCTGCTTCCCATCCTTTATTGGAATGGCATGCTTAAAGGGTTGATGTAA
- a CDS encoding LysR family transcriptional regulator encodes MELKQLEYFMALCQELNFTRAAEKLGIAQPSLSQQIRLLEHDIGMPLFDRVGKRTVMTEAGKTLLHHSYQVFHELSQARAAISELQGLSRGALKIGVLLTVVNYLLPPTVIKFHQRYPKVELSVFGLRTGDIYEGLLKNELDLGIVFLPMEHDDLETIPLYTESLALGVPVDHPIAKEPFVSLAILKETPAILLPNTYFLRQLIDERCQELGFSPQPVLEMTTMESITNMVRQGVGVTVLSKGYLDYIDDKRIRTIPIQQPTITAQIGIVYRKNKYLCAASRVFMEQLIATVKHDDVR; translated from the coding sequence TTGGAGCTCAAGCAATTAGAGTACTTTATGGCATTGTGCCAAGAGTTGAATTTTACTCGCGCTGCCGAGAAATTGGGCATTGCGCAGCCTTCACTCAGTCAGCAAATCCGTCTGCTTGAGCATGATATCGGTATGCCCTTGTTTGATCGCGTCGGCAAACGAACCGTTATGACGGAAGCAGGCAAAACATTGCTTCACCATAGCTATCAGGTGTTTCATGAGTTGTCACAGGCACGTGCAGCGATTAGCGAGCTACAAGGCTTAAGCAGAGGCGCATTAAAGATTGGTGTACTGCTGACCGTTGTCAATTACTTGCTCCCGCCTACTGTTATCAAGTTTCACCAGCGTTATCCCAAGGTTGAATTGTCCGTTTTCGGTTTAAGAACTGGCGATATTTATGAAGGACTTTTGAAAAACGAACTCGATCTGGGGATTGTTTTTTTGCCTATGGAGCATGACGATCTGGAAACCATTCCGCTCTATACAGAGAGTCTGGCATTAGGAGTACCTGTGGATCATCCGATCGCGAAGGAACCGTTTGTTTCGCTTGCGATTTTGAAAGAAACCCCCGCCATTTTATTGCCCAACACGTACTTTTTGCGTCAGTTGATTGATGAAAGGTGTCAGGAGCTGGGCTTCTCGCCCCAGCCAGTTTTGGAGATGACCACAATGGAATCGATTACCAATATGGTCAGGCAAGGAGTCGGTGTCACGGTACTTTCGAAAGGCTACCTCGACTATATCGATGATAAACGGATTCGCACGATTCCGATCCAACAGCCCACTATCACGGCGCAAATCGGTATCGTTTACCGGAAAAATAAGTATTTGTGTGCAGCAAGCCGAGTCTTTATGGAGCAGTTAATTGCCACAGTAAAACACGATGATGTTCGATGA
- a CDS encoding MOSC domain-containing protein, with translation MNIEIMSLNVGKPKQVQYQNKEVSTGIYKTPATKALYLSFLNFEGDGQADLVHHGGKEKAVCVYPYEHYPFWEAELQRELTIGAFGENLTIRGLVETDVCIGDIFQLGEAIVQVSQPRQPCYKLSVRYGVPEMLGKVQETGYTGFYFRVLKEGLVSHTDGLIRLSCHPKAITVSYANRIMHQEKENMDGMKKLLEVEELSSNWRATFTKRLSGIEIDTRERLTGNQS, from the coding sequence GTGAATATCGAAATCATGTCACTGAATGTAGGTAAACCCAAACAAGTACAATATCAAAACAAAGAGGTTTCTACTGGCATTTACAAAACCCCTGCAACAAAAGCTCTTTATTTATCCTTTTTGAATTTCGAGGGAGATGGACAGGCAGATCTGGTCCACCATGGGGGCAAGGAGAAGGCCGTATGCGTCTATCCGTATGAACACTACCCATTTTGGGAAGCTGAATTACAGAGAGAGCTGACAATCGGTGCCTTCGGTGAAAATCTGACGATTCGGGGATTAGTTGAGACGGACGTATGCATCGGCGATATCTTTCAGCTAGGGGAAGCAATTGTACAGGTCAGTCAACCGAGACAGCCTTGTTATAAATTATCCGTGCGTTACGGTGTGCCTGAAATGTTGGGTAAGGTCCAAGAGACCGGCTATACTGGCTTTTATTTTCGGGTGCTAAAAGAAGGGCTTGTATCTCATACGGATGGATTGATAAGACTCTCTTGTCACCCAAAAGCGATCACAGTCTCTTATGCAAACCGAATCATGCATCAAGAAAAAGAGAATATGGACGGCATGAAAAAGCTGTTGGAAGTAGAGGAGCTGTCCTCAAATTGGCGAGCGACCTTTACTAAACGATTATCCGGCATAGAAATTGATACGCGCGAAAGGCTGACAGGCAACCAATCATAG
- a CDS encoding PAS domain-containing sensor histidine kinase: MTHQSPTYFERYSDEGKAMDNGYLKQIFDHLQDGIILMDQKRKIMVMNPSAEKMTGWKRGEKVPFCSYCQNRELEPGEERCYLLAKREIPYFLSAMPTYEGRYIDMEMSTAVIYENGEQNMQDVLLVLKDMTAKKKEEEVRISKQVLQKTLEAQENEHKRLARELHDGVGQSLYSVSVGIQAIQARLNEKGHFRVFMQEIVNELEKAIQDVKLYSLQLRPHSLDQLGLIPTIRHLVSSLNKAHQEVSITFSYSNVSGHFQPILEINLYRVIQEALHNALKYAKASLIEVILYKEDDLLTLLIQDNGIGFVRDQVQVGLGLKHMEERVDQMEGTLQIQSVPRKGTSIKVTVVGQGGRAE; encoded by the coding sequence ATGACGCATCAAAGTCCAACTTATTTTGAACGCTATAGTGATGAAGGAAAGGCAATGGATAACGGGTATCTGAAGCAAATCTTCGATCACTTACAGGACGGGATTATTCTCATGGATCAGAAACGAAAAATTATGGTGATGAACCCATCCGCAGAGAAAATGACCGGTTGGAAACGAGGAGAAAAGGTCCCGTTCTGCTCCTACTGCCAAAACAGAGAGTTGGAACCGGGAGAAGAACGATGTTATTTGCTCGCCAAGCGGGAGATTCCCTATTTTCTTTCCGCGATGCCGACATATGAAGGGCGGTACATAGACATGGAGATGAGCACGGCTGTCATCTATGAAAATGGGGAACAAAACATGCAGGATGTTCTTTTGGTCTTGAAAGATATGACGGCCAAGAAAAAAGAAGAGGAGGTCAGAATCTCCAAGCAGGTACTGCAAAAAACACTAGAAGCTCAAGAAAATGAACACAAGCGCCTAGCCCGGGAGCTGCACGACGGCGTAGGTCAATCCTTGTATTCCGTTTCGGTAGGCATTCAAGCAATTCAAGCGCGCCTTAATGAGAAAGGACATTTTCGGGTATTCATGCAAGAAATTGTGAATGAGCTGGAAAAAGCGATACAAGACGTCAAGCTGTATTCTCTACAGCTGCGCCCGCATAGTCTCGATCAACTGGGGCTGATTCCTACCATACGGCATCTTGTTTCTAGCTTGAACAAAGCACATCAGGAAGTTTCCATCACCTTTTCTTACAGCAATGTCAGCGGTCATTTTCAGCCAATTCTGGAAATCAATCTGTACCGTGTCATCCAAGAAGCCTTACATAATGCACTGAAATACGCGAAGGCGTCACTCATTGAAGTCATCTTGTACAAGGAAGACGACCTATTGACTTTGCTGATTCAGGACAATGGAATCGGATTTGTGCGTGATCAGGTTCAGGTCGGTTTGGGACTTAAACATATGGAAGAACGAGTGGATCAGATGGAGGGGACTCTTCAGATTCAATCCGTGCCCCGCAAAGGTACATCGATCAAGGTAACGGTAGTAGGACAAGGAGGGAGAGCAGAGTGA
- a CDS encoding response regulator — translation MIRVLLVDDHTMIRKGLRVLLESYSQIKIVGESHTGNDAILKANQLKPDVVLMDLSLPNGLDGFTASNEIRKSNPFVKIVILTMHDEEIFVQKAITVGADGYILKNSHGELLFQAIVEVYRGKCFYKTSVSQEIIKLWLKSDAKMLPSVLTLREKELVRLIVLGYTNKEMADKLLISVKTVENHKTNIMQKLGLDSKHQLIQYAIKNRYLDLAF, via the coding sequence GTGATACGAGTGCTTTTGGTTGATGATCACACGATGATTCGGAAGGGATTGCGTGTGCTTCTCGAAAGTTACTCTCAAATCAAAATTGTCGGAGAGAGTCATACAGGCAACGATGCCATCCTCAAAGCTAATCAGCTAAAACCCGATGTGGTGCTGATGGATTTGTCGTTGCCGAATGGGCTGGATGGGTTTACCGCGAGCAATGAGATTCGCAAGTCGAATCCTTTCGTGAAAATTGTCATATTGACCATGCATGACGAGGAGATTTTTGTCCAGAAGGCTATTACTGTCGGAGCCGATGGGTACATCTTAAAAAACAGCCATGGCGAGCTGCTGTTTCAAGCCATTGTTGAGGTCTATAGAGGGAAGTGCTTTTACAAAACATCCGTATCGCAAGAGATCATCAAACTATGGCTGAAATCGGATGCCAAGATGTTGCCTTCTGTTTTAACGCTACGTGAAAAGGAGCTTGTCAGACTCATTGTGCTTGGCTATACCAATAAGGAAATGGCAGATAAGCTGTTGATCAGTGTCAAAACGGTGGAGAACCACAAAACGAATATCATGCAGAAACTAGGACTGGATTCCAAGCATCAATTGATCCAATACGCCATAAAAAATAGATATCTCGATCTGGCGTTTTAA
- a CDS encoding response regulator transcription factor, with amino-acid sequence MPTPDGKGYLLLVEDEHNLARYLQLELENEGFSTDIEYEGLSGLEKALTIEYDLILLDVMLPELSGIELCRRIRETKDVPIIMITARGEVPDIVTGLDSGANDYLAKPFAIEELFARIRVLLRQRDSKANQEIVVGPVRIQPNARRVFLGEEEIMLTPREFDLLHYLVQNKEQAVSREQILTAVWGFDFMGNTNIVDVYIRYLRNKIESDPSVKLIHTVRGIGYTLRD; translated from the coding sequence ATGCCTACGCCAGATGGAAAAGGCTATTTGCTGCTTGTTGAAGATGAACATAACTTGGCCAGATACCTGCAGTTGGAGTTGGAGAATGAAGGATTTTCGACGGATATTGAATACGAAGGACTTTCCGGATTAGAAAAGGCACTGACGATTGAGTACGATCTCATCCTCCTAGATGTCATGCTGCCTGAATTATCGGGGATAGAATTATGCCGACGCATTCGGGAAACCAAAGATGTCCCCATCATCATGATCACGGCTCGTGGAGAGGTTCCGGATATCGTGACGGGATTAGACAGTGGAGCCAACGACTATCTGGCAAAGCCGTTTGCCATCGAGGAGTTGTTTGCCCGGATTCGGGTCTTATTGCGTCAGCGGGACTCAAAAGCGAACCAGGAGATAGTGGTGGGTCCCGTGCGTATCCAGCCCAACGCGCGGCGAGTGTTCCTCGGTGAAGAGGAAATCATGTTGACCCCACGCGAATTTGATTTGCTTCATTATTTGGTTCAGAACAAGGAGCAAGCAGTCTCGCGAGAGCAAATTCTCACAGCCGTTTGGGGTTTTGACTTTATGGGGAATACCAACATCGTGGATGTGTATATCCGGTATTTGCGGAACAAAATTGAAAGTGATCCATCCGTCAAACTGATACATACTGTTCGAGGAATCGGCTATACACTACGAGATTAA
- a CDS encoding MFS transporter, translated as MELSQTTTKKQVNKDKPSISLLSLTVGSFAIGMTEFVIMGLLPNVAEDLNVSISSAGQLITMYALGVAVGAPILTVLTHRIPQKKLLCLLMVLFILGNGISVFAPNYEILMAARLITALTHGTFFGVGAVVASSLVSPAKRAAAVSIMMAGLTIANIIGVPLGTFIGQHMGWRASFGSIAIMGMIALIGILVFVPNMRQENTGSITGQITALLKPKLLLYLLIGALGNAGLFTVFTYIAPLLTQITGFAEYHVTWILVLFGCGVTIGNIVGGKLADWKLMPAVLGLYFTICIILTLFTFTMYSPIAAVLTIFLWGAASFAVFPGLQVRVMNLAQNAPALASTSSHSAGNLGNAAGAFIGGWVITHLAITSLPWVGAVLVGLGLILGIASYLAERKLQQS; from the coding sequence ATGGAGTTATCTCAAACTACTACAAAGAAACAAGTTAACAAGGATAAACCTTCTATCTCTTTGCTCTCTCTTACCGTGGGCTCTTTTGCCATTGGGATGACGGAATTTGTCATCATGGGTCTACTGCCGAATGTTGCAGAGGATTTGAATGTGAGTATCTCATCTGCGGGACAACTCATTACCATGTATGCACTAGGCGTAGCCGTCGGTGCACCGATACTGACAGTCCTCACTCACCGGATTCCCCAAAAGAAGCTACTCTGTCTCCTTATGGTTCTCTTTATTCTCGGGAACGGAATCTCTGTTTTTGCTCCTAATTACGAGATATTGATGGCAGCACGCCTGATCACCGCTTTGACGCATGGGACATTCTTTGGGGTTGGGGCTGTTGTAGCCTCTAGTCTTGTAAGTCCTGCCAAACGTGCAGCAGCCGTTTCCATTATGATGGCAGGTCTGACGATTGCTAATATTATTGGTGTGCCTTTGGGGACTTTCATCGGTCAACACATGGGGTGGCGAGCCTCATTTGGCTCCATTGCGATCATGGGAATGATAGCGCTAATCGGAATACTCGTTTTCGTGCCAAACATGCGGCAAGAGAACACGGGGAGTATCACTGGACAAATTACCGCTCTTCTCAAGCCCAAGCTCCTTCTGTACCTCTTGATCGGAGCACTTGGCAATGCAGGTTTATTCACCGTATTTACGTATATTGCACCTCTGCTGACGCAAATTACCGGGTTTGCTGAGTATCATGTAACGTGGATTCTTGTCCTCTTCGGCTGTGGAGTGACCATCGGCAATATCGTGGGCGGAAAGCTTGCGGATTGGAAGCTGATGCCTGCTGTACTCGGACTTTATTTTACGATATGCATCATTCTGACGCTGTTTACGTTTACAATGTATAGTCCAATAGCTGCCGTATTGACCATCTTTCTTTGGGGAGCTGCTTCTTTCGCTGTATTTCCAGGGCTGCAAGTACGCGTGATGAATCTCGCACAGAATGCACCAGCGCTTGCTTCTACCTCCAGCCATTCTGCAGGAAATCTAGGAAATGCTGCTGGTGCTTTCATTGGCGGATGGGTTATTACTCATCTTGCTATTACCTCCCTCCCATGGGTCGGTGCTGTGCTCGTCGGACTGGGTCTGATTTTGGGAATCGCATCCTATCTGGCTGAACGCAAGCTGCAACAAAGTTGA
- a CDS encoding cupin domain-containing protein, whose amino-acid sequence MYNNSYYYYQWHYPMLASWNNNHFHYGWSPHYYSWNHANGNRNLNPYQRTIELRDYGPNPFVVNIEQATKQNNTFRTALWTGKHLQVTLMSINVGDDIGLEIHPNTDQFIRVEEGQGLVRMGDRRDHLYFEQRVNDSDAIMVPAGMWHNVINTGNTPLKVYSIYAPPQHPFGTVYETKASAMASEESHQ is encoded by the coding sequence ATGTACAACAACTCTTACTATTACTACCAATGGCATTATCCCATGCTTGCCAGCTGGAATAATAACCATTTTCACTATGGTTGGAGTCCTCATTATTACAGTTGGAACCATGCAAATGGGAATAGAAACCTGAATCCTTATCAGCGTACCATCGAATTGAGAGACTATGGACCAAATCCATTTGTCGTGAATATTGAGCAAGCCACTAAGCAAAACAACACGTTCCGTACGGCATTATGGACAGGGAAGCACTTGCAGGTAACGCTGATGAGTATAAACGTTGGAGACGACATTGGTTTAGAAATTCATCCGAATACGGATCAATTCATCCGCGTGGAAGAAGGTCAAGGACTTGTGCGGATGGGGGATCGCAGAGATCATTTATATTTTGAACAAAGAGTCAACGATAGCGATGCCATCATGGTTCCTGCTGGCATGTGGCACAATGTGATCAATACGGGTAATACGCCGCTTAAAGTATATTCAATCTACGCGCCACCTCAACATCCATTTGGTACCGTTTATGAGACGAAAGCCAGTGCCATGGCTTCTGAGGAAAGCCATCAATAA